From the Thermoplasmatales archaeon genome, one window contains:
- a CDS encoding isocitrate/isopropylmalate dehydrogenase family protein: MKYKIAMLPGDGVGKDVMDAAQIVLNASGLDAEYIYGDIGWEFWKKEGNALPERTVEMLKETDCALFGAITSKSKKEAQEELAEHLKGKVEYSSPIVKLRQMFDLYANVRPCKAYKGNPLNYRDDIDIVIFRENTQCLYAGVEFHPLPDEVRKALELNKNMLKFHDVPAEDIAISVRIFTREGCRRIVKKAFEYAKEHGRKSVTVAEKPNVVRETSGMMIEEARKIAQQYPDIEYKEVNIDALTMWLLKNPSDYDVIVTSNMFGDIISDEAAQLVGGLGFAGSGNIGEKYAIFEPTHGSAPKYAGKYVVNPVGMIVAVRMMFEWLGERKLADKLENAIAKTIEEGKARTYDMGGNASTLEMAEEIVRNMD, from the coding sequence GTGTTGGAAAGGATGTGATGGATGCAGCCCAGATAGTTTTGAATGCAAGCGGACTTGATGCGGAATACATCTATGGAGACATAGGATGGGAATTCTGGAAAAAAGAGGGAAATGCTTTGCCAGAGAGAACAGTAGAAATGCTAAAAGAAACAGATTGTGCTCTTTTTGGAGCAATAACATCAAAATCAAAGAAAGAGGCGCAGGAGGAGCTTGCGGAGCACTTAAAGGGAAAGGTTGAGTATTCAAGCCCTATTGTAAAGCTACGCCAGATGTTTGATTTATATGCAAATGTAAGACCTTGCAAAGCATATAAGGGAAATCCTCTGAACTATAGAGATGATATAGATATTGTTATATTTAGGGAAAATACTCAATGCCTCTATGCGGGTGTTGAATTTCACCCCCTCCCAGATGAAGTTAGAAAAGCTCTGGAATTAAATAAGAATATGCTGAAATTCCATGATGTGCCAGCAGAGGATATAGCCATCTCTGTTAGAATTTTTACAAGGGAAGGATGCAGAAGGATTGTTAAGAAAGCGTTTGAATATGCAAAGGAACATGGAAGGAAAAGTGTAACTGTTGCTGAAAAGCCAAATGTTGTCAGAGAAACCTCTGGAATGATGATTGAAGAAGCAAGAAAGATTGCACAGCAATACCCAGATATAGAATACAAGGAAGTAAATATAGACGCATTAACAATGTGGTTGCTTAAAAATCCATCTGATTATGATGTAATAGTTACATCAAACATGTTCGGCGACATCATCTCAGATGAGGCGGCGCAGCTCGTTGGGGGGCTTGGCTTTGCGGGAAGTGGGAATATAGGTGAGAAATATGCTATTTTTGAGCCAACGCACGGCTCCGCCCCAAAATATGCGGGCAAGTATGTAGTTAATCCTGTTGGCATGATTGTTGCAGTCAGGATGATGTTTGAATGGCTTGGAGAGAGGAAGCTGGCGGATAAGCTCGAGAACGCAATTGCAAAAACAATTGAGGAAGGAAAGGCAAGAACATATGATATGGGAGGAAATGCGA